Proteins from a genomic interval of Chitinophagales bacterium:
- a CDS encoding CHAT domain-containing tetratricopeptide repeat protein has translation MQSHKYLQTILQQTTQLVEQQQYQQASFLLQQTIAALPLDSTQEHIAAIYAQWGFCNYYLGQYKEGITHFERAISVYTQIHENHEDKIADCYNDMGTCYGRLGDYEQELTCYEKALVIRLQQPNIEQESLAESYHNIGHAYGQMKQYDKQLEYLHKTLEMSIQQLGKTHLDLAFSYHSIAWAHYFLEDGKNALLNHEKALQLRQENPTTDRLLIAQSHNHLAWYWFYLEKYELAIQHHEKALIIRLQYFGALHEDCIISNHGIAKCYQRLGKYDLALQRLQKCLQNLVPDFGANDIGENPSLQSYTFPLRLYECLRDKSWCFYLQYQVFPQSTSTLRQAFDTYLLTTQLIDQIRNSYQGEGSKLILADETTWLFEHAIEAAICLHEHTQNTDYLEAAFTFSEKSKSLLLLSSLKDATAKIAASIPNHLLQKEQQLRTQLTQFDQQITAKQVSLEHQKSQNWMTDTELRQLQGKHFDLLQTYTAFIHQLENDFPDYYQLKYDITTVSLKEVQNQLPAKTCLLSYFVGEKKIYIFEVSTSKSTFSAKVHHFNKPDDFGETLEEYLETIEDMSRKPFIQKAFQLYEWLIAPTSIEQYPIENLVIIPHGQLSQFPFEALITEAVSPRTPYPRLPYLLQQFDVSYHYSATLLCHSTAPSSHVSEPPSSNGFVGFAPVYTQLQSKDLPYFENLSNLALVYTEKEVQSIQQLFEHEGFTAKSYCHLAASKAQFLAAIVNQKYIHIAAHGIVNQRQMALSGILFSPKNTTDDLETGMLYIGESYNLKLSADLVVLSCCESGIGKLASGEGMMAINRGFLYAGAKNVIFTLFKVYDEESAQLTQLLYEGMLKGLSVAKALAEAKRVLIEMEDVMPILWSGYVLIGGD, from the coding sequence ATGCAAAGTCACAAGTATCTGCAAACTATTCTCCAACAAACAACCCAACTTGTTGAACAACAGCAATATCAACAGGCTTCTTTCCTGCTTCAACAAACCATTGCAGCCCTTCCACTTGATTCGACTCAGGAACACATTGCAGCCATATATGCTCAGTGGGGTTTCTGCAATTATTATTTGGGACAATACAAAGAAGGTATCACCCATTTTGAAAGAGCCATTTCTGTTTACACCCAAATTCATGAAAATCATGAGGATAAAATTGCAGATTGCTACAATGACATGGGAACCTGTTATGGGCGTTTAGGCGATTATGAACAAGAATTGACCTGCTACGAAAAAGCATTGGTCATTCGGCTGCAACAACCCAATATAGAGCAAGAAAGCCTTGCAGAAAGTTACCACAACATCGGTCATGCGTATGGACAAATGAAGCAGTACGACAAACAGTTGGAATACCTTCACAAAACGCTGGAGATGAGTATTCAGCAACTTGGCAAAACGCATCTCGATTTAGCGTTTAGTTATCATAGCATTGCATGGGCGCATTATTTTTTGGAGGATGGCAAAAATGCACTTTTGAACCATGAAAAAGCACTGCAACTCCGCCAAGAAAACCCAACAACTGACCGACTGTTGATTGCTCAAAGCCACAATCACTTAGCATGGTACTGGTTTTATCTCGAAAAATATGAACTCGCCATACAGCACCATGAAAAAGCCTTAATTATTCGCCTTCAATACTTTGGCGCACTCCATGAAGACTGCATTATTTCCAATCACGGCATTGCCAAATGTTACCAAAGGCTTGGAAAGTACGACCTTGCATTGCAGCGACTTCAAAAATGCTTGCAAAATTTAGTGCCTGATTTTGGCGCAAACGATATTGGCGAAAATCCTTCCCTTCAATCCTACACCTTTCCCCTCCGACTGTATGAATGTTTGAGAGACAAATCATGGTGCTTTTACCTTCAATATCAAGTGTTTCCGCAATCAACTTCAACACTAAGACAAGCTTTTGATACTTATTTGCTGACCACCCAATTGATAGACCAAATCCGAAACAGCTATCAAGGAGAAGGTTCTAAATTGATACTTGCCGATGAAACAACTTGGCTATTCGAACATGCGATAGAGGCTGCAATATGCCTGCATGAACATACCCAAAATACCGACTACCTCGAAGCGGCATTCACTTTTTCTGAAAAGAGCAAAAGCCTCTTGTTGTTGAGTAGTTTGAAGGATGCGACTGCAAAAATTGCCGCCTCGATTCCAAATCATTTACTGCAAAAAGAACAACAACTCCGCACACAGTTGACGCAATTCGACCAGCAAATCACAGCCAAACAAGTAAGTCTCGAACACCAAAAATCGCAAAATTGGATGACAGACACCGAATTGCGTCAATTGCAGGGCAAACACTTCGACCTCCTTCAAACCTACACTGCTTTCATTCACCAACTCGAAAATGATTTCCCTGACTACTACCAATTGAAGTACGACATCACGACAGTTTCTTTGAAGGAAGTACAAAATCAATTGCCTGCAAAAACTTGCTTGCTGTCTTATTTTGTAGGTGAAAAGAAAATCTATATTTTTGAAGTAAGCACTTCAAAATCCACCTTTTCTGCAAAAGTTCACCACTTCAATAAGCCCGATGATTTTGGAGAAACGCTGGAAGAATATTTGGAAACTATAGAAGACATGAGCCGCAAACCATTCATTCAAAAGGCTTTTCAACTCTATGAATGGCTGATTGCGCCTACTTCCATTGAACAATATCCAATCGAAAATCTTGTCATTATTCCGCATGGTCAATTGAGTCAATTCCCTTTTGAAGCCCTCATCACCGAAGCTGTTTCACCCCGAACTCCTTACCCACGTTTGCCCTATTTGCTTCAACAATTTGATGTCAGTTATCACTATTCCGCCACCCTTCTTTGTCATTCTACTGCTCCTTCAAGCCATGTGTCAGAACCTCCAAGCTCCAATGGTTTTGTGGGTTTTGCCCCTGTTTACACCCAATTACAGTCCAAAGATTTACCCTATTTTGAAAATCTCTCCAACTTAGCCCTCGTTTACACCGAAAAAGAGGTGCAATCCATTCAGCAACTTTTTGAACACGAAGGTTTTACTGCAAAATCCTATTGTCATTTGGCAGCTTCAAAAGCACAATTTTTGGCTGCGATTGTGAACCAAAAATACATTCACATTGCAGCACATGGCATTGTAAATCAGCGACAAATGGCATTGTCTGGTATTTTGTTTTCACCCAAAAACACAACGGATGATTTGGAAACGGGAATGTTGTATATAGGGGAATCCTACAATTTGAAGTTGTCGGCAGATTTGGTGGTTTTGAGTTGTTGCGAAAGTGGGATTGGTAAGTTGGCAAGTGGTGAAGGAATGATGGCCATTAATCGAGGTTTCCTATATGCAGGTGCTAAAAACGTGATTTTCACCCTGTTCAAAGTCTATGATGAGGAATCAGCACAATTGACACAGTTGTTGTATGAGGGTATGTTGAAGGGTTTGAGTGTGGCTAAGGCTTTGGCGGAAGCAAAAAGGGTTTTGATTGAAATGGAAGATGTAATGCCGATTTTGTGGAGTGGATATGTGTTGATTGGGGGGGATTGA